From the genome of Saccopteryx bilineata isolate mSacBil1 chromosome 6, mSacBil1_pri_phased_curated, whole genome shotgun sequence, one region includes:
- the SPO11 gene encoding meiotic recombination protein SPO11 isoform X1 produces MAFAPMGPEASFFEVLEQHRASLLAGLRRGAGQPCGAGAGTHLASSSEVLAAIENIIQDIIRSVARNEAPAFTIDNRSSWENIKFEDSVGLQMISHCTTRKIKSDSPKSVKNFALILKILSMIYKLVQSNTYATKRDLYYTDSQLFGNQTVVDNIINDISCMLKVPRRCLHILSTSKGLIAGNLRYIEEDGTKVNCSCATAVAVPSNIQGIQNLITDAKFLLIVEKDATFQRLLDDNFCNKMAPCIMVTGKGIPDLNTRLLVKKLWDTFHTPIFTLVDADPHGIEIMCIYKYGSMSMSFEAHNLTVPAIRWLGLLPSDIKRLNVPKDTLIPLTKRDQMKLDSILKRPYITCQPFWRKEMEIMADSKMKAEIQALSFLSSDYLSRVYLPNKLRFGGWI; encoded by the exons ATGGCCTTTGCTCCGATGGGGCCTGAGGCCTCATTCTTCGAGGTTCTGGAGCAGCACAGGGCCTCCCTGCTGGCCGGCCTGAGGAGAGGCGCTGGGCAGCCCTGCGGCGCTGGCGCGGGGACGCACCTGGCCTCCAG ttctGAGGTTCTTGCAGCTATAGAAAATATTATCCAAGACATAATCAGAAGCGTGGCAAGAAACGAAGCACCTGCCTTCACGATAGACAACAGATCGAGTTGGGAAAATATCAA GTTTGAAGATTCTGTGGGTCTtcaaatgatatctcattgtaccACAAGAAAAATCAAAAGTGATTCACCAAAATCAGTTAAAAACTTTG CtctaattcttaaaatattgtCCATGATTTACAAACTGGTACAGAGCAACACTTATGCAACCAAAAG agACCTATATTACACTGACAGCCAACTCTTCGGTAACCAGACCGTTGTGGACAACATTATCAATGACATTTCCTGTATGTTAAAAGTGCCAAGGAGGTGTCTACATATA ttatctaCATCAAAAGGTTTAATTGCTGGCAATTTAAGGTACATCGAGGAAGACGGCACCAAAGTGAATTGCAGCTGTGCAACA GCTGTTGCTGTGCCATCTAATATTCAAGGAATTCAGA ATTTAATTACAGatgcaaaatttttattaattgtagaAAAAGATGCGACATTTCAGCGACTGCTAGATGATAACTTTTGCAACAAAATGGCTCCATGCATCATGGTTACG GGGAAGGGGATACCCGATCTGAACACCAGACTTTTAGTCAAGAAGCTGTGGGATACCTTTCACACCCCTATTTTCACTCTTGTAGATGCTGATCCACATG GCATAGAAATAATGTGCATTTATAAGTATGGATCTATG tCTATGTCTTTTGAAGCCCATAATCTCACAGTTCCAGCTATTAGATGGCTTGGTCTCCTCCCTTCGGATATTAAAAG gTTAAATGTCCCTAAAGATACTTTAATTCCATTGACAAAACGGGACCAAATGAAACTTGACAGTATCCTGAAGAGACCTTACATTACTTGCCAACCATTTTGGAGAAAAGAA